The Nitratidesulfovibrio sp. SRB-5 genomic sequence ACCACGCGGGCCGCACACTGCCCGCAACGCGGAGAGCCTTTCATGATTCTCACCCTCGCGCTCTACCTTGTCGTTGGCGCCATCGCGGGCATTCTGGCCGGGCTGCTCGGTGTGGGCGGCGGGCTGGTCATCGTGCCCATGCTCAATTTCGCCTTCGCGTTGCAGGACATTCCGGGCGACTACATGCAGCATCTGGCGCTGGGCACATCCATGGCCAGCATCATGTTCACCTCCATTTCCAGCTTCCGGGCGCACCACAAGCGCGGGGCGGTGCTGTGGAACGTGGTGTGGCGCATCACCCCCGGCATCATCACCGGCACGCTCATCGGCACGTGGGTGGTGGCCCAGCTTTCCACCAGTTTTCTCAAGGGCTTCTTCGTCTGCTTCCTGTACTGGGTGGCGGCGCAGATGCTGCTGAACCTCAAGCCCAAGGCCTCGCGCGAGTTGCCCGGCTCCATGGGCATGTTCGGCATGGGCAACGTCATCGGCGGGGTGTCCAGCCTCGTGGGCATCGGCGGCGGCACGCTGTCGGTGCCGTTCATGGCGTGGTGCAACGTGGCCATGCACACGGCCATCGGCACCTCCGCCGCCATCGGCTTTCCCATCGCGGTGTCCGGCACCGTGGGCTACATAGTTAACGGGCTGGCTACCCAGGGCCTGCCCGCGAACACCTTCGGATTCGTTTACCTCCCCGCCCTGGTCGGCATTGTCTGCGCCAGCGTGCTCACGGCCCCCCTTGGCGCCCGGCTGGCGCACAGCCTGCCGGTGACCAAGCTCAAGCGCATCTTCGCCGTGCTGCTCATCGTCATGGCCACGAAAATGCTGATAGGTCTCTTGTAGACGGGTTTCTCTCCCACCGAAGGTATTCTCACGCACGGCCCCCGGCGCCCCTACGCCGGGGGCTGCTGCGTTTGCGGGCCCCGCCCCGCCGCGCGCGTTCGTGCGCCGGGACAGGCAGGACAGGCGAAACTGGCAGGACAGGCAGGACAGGCGAAACTGGCAGGACAGGCAGAACAGGCAGAGCAGGCGGGACAGGCGAAGCTGGCCGAGCGGGGGTTGCATTCGCCGGGCGGGGCATATAGAGGGGCTGAATGTCCACGCCTCTTTACGAAACTTTACATTGGCCCCGTGAAGGTGCGGACCGCGTATCCGACGGGGTTCCCTGCCGGGCAGGGGGGCGTGGCGCGGCAAGGCCCCCGGCTGTCCGGTTTGTGCCTCGCACGCGTGCGCTGGCCGCGTGCGCATTGCTCGTGTGCCTGCTGCTGCCCGGTCCCGTGGTCCGCGCGGCGGGCAGTACCCTGGGGCAGGACGCCGACGCCGTGCAGCAGTTCATCCGTACCGGGGCGCAGCTTGCCGATGCCTACGGCGCCGGTCCCGTGTGCAGTCGCATCGACCGGGATGTGGCCAGCGTGCGGGATGCGCGCCTGGGGTCCGAGGCGGCCATGAAGCGGCTGCTGCTGGTGGAGAACGACCCCAAGCAGGAAATGCTGCGCAGTGCCTTCCGCCGGGCCAACGAATCCGCCTTGCGGCTGGAGCGTACCCTGGACGGCACCGGGGCCATATGCCGCCAGGGGGGGGATGCCCGCATCGACTCCACGGGCTTTCGCCTGCGCCTGGAAAACGAGGCGCTGTTCATGGTCGAGCATGGCCGCACCCTGTGCCGCACCCTGCGCACCGAAGTGCCCGGCCTGGTCTGGCCGGACTGCGACCGGCCCTGAAGCAGGCCCTTGCAACCGGGCCTGACAGCCGGGCCTGAATCCCGGCCTGACATCCCGGGCTGACATCCCGGCCTGACAGCAGGGCCTGACATCCGGGGCCTGCATCCGGGTGCGCGAATTCGCCCCACCGTCTCCCGCCTGCCCCGCCTTTCCGGCTGCCCATACTCGCCCCGCGGTCTGTCGGCGTGGCGCGGCAGCATGTCTTGCGCCCGGCAGATGCATGGATGGCCTTCCCGCGTCGGCGTGGTGGCAGCGACCGCGCGCGCTGGGGGCAACGTGCGGGAACCGCAGCCGTTTTTCCCGGATTGGACACCGCCAGGGGCGGCAGGCTGCGTGCCCGCCGCATTTCGGCCCGCCGCCGCCCTTGCCCGCGTGCCGCATCCGGGGTAGAGGCACGGCCAACGCGCCCCCGGCTTCACGGCAACGGCGGTACGCGGTGATCTGGACCGAGCTGGGCGCGCCTGCCGCATGGCGGGGCGTGCCCCTGTTTTTTTCATGTCGGCCACGGTATTCGGGAACCGGGCCGGGCAGGGAGGTTTTGCATGTTCACCCGCAAGGAACTGGCCTATTCCATTCGCTGGAACCTGCTGCTGCTCACCGTGGGGTCGGCGCTGTTCGCCCTTGGGGCGCAGGGCATCGTGGCCCGGCACGGGTTTCTGACCGGCGGCATCTACGGCATCGCGCTGCTTGCGTGGTACCACACCCACCTGCTGACACCGGCGGCATGGTACCTGCTGTGCAATATCCCGCTGTTCGCGCTGGGTTGGCTGCACGTGGGGCGGCGGTTCCTGCTCTACAGCCTGTACGGCATGCTGGCCACCTCGCTGTTCGCGGAAGTGTTCAAGAACGTGGACCTCGGCGTGCACGACCAGTTGTACGCCGCCGTGGCCTCCGGGGTCATCTGCGGGGCTGGCGGCGGCATCATGCTGCGTTCGCTGGGGTCCGGCGGCGGGCTGGACGTGGCGGCCATCATCCTGCACAAGCGCTTCGGTCTCGGCATCGGACGGTTCGGCTTCGGCTTCAACGCGGTGCTGTTCACCGCCAGCCTTGTCTCCATGCCGGTGGATACGGTGATCGCCTCGCTGATCCAGGTGTTCATCGCGGCGGTGACGCTGGAATACGTGCTGGCCCTGTTCAACCAGCGCAAGGTGGTGTTCATCATCTCCGAGCACAGTCGGCGCATCGGGCACGACCTGGTCTCCGAACTGGGACAGGGGGCCACCTTTCTGCAAGGGCGGGGCGGGTATTCCGGCGACGACCGGGAAATCGTCATGACCGTGACCAACAACGTGCAGCTGAAGCGCATGGAGGAACTGGTGTTCACGGTGGACCCTGAGGCGCTGTTCATCGTGGAAAACACCTTCACCGTGCTGGGTGGCCAGTTTGCCCGCAGAAAGGTGTACTGATGCAGATCGCTGTGGCATAGTCGCCAACACGCAGACATCGTTTCGACATCGCCTTGGGGGAGGCTGCATGACCAACCGTGTTCCGCGAACCCGGCCTTGCGGGCGGTGCCCCGCGCGTCCCGCAGGTTTCTGGCGCGCGCGTGGCCCGTTCGTGCCGCGTGTCGCCGCGTTGGTCGCCTGGCTGGCCATGGCTGCCCTGTGCGCCCTGCTGGCCGTCACCGTGCCGCACGCGCAGGCGCGGGATGCCGCAGTCGCAGCCCCGGAATCGCCTGGTTCCGAGGCCCCTGCGACTGATCCCCCCGCCGATTCGCCCCCGGTCACCCGCTCCGAAGGCGGGGTGCCGGTGCTGCGCATTTCCGTGGACAACGGCCCCACGCACTTTCAGGTCAAGGCCTTGCGCCGCTTCGCGGAGGACGTCCGGCATCGCCTGGCCGGTCGGCTGCGGGTGGAGGTGTACGACAGCGCCAGCCTGTACCGCGACCGCGACGTGTTGCAGGCGTTGAACCTTGGCCGGGTGGAAATGGCCCTGCCGGGAACCTGGGTGCTGCATTCCGTGGTGCCCGATTGCGGCGTGTTCATGCTGCCCGCCTTCTACGGTGCCCCGGCCCGCGCCAGCCTGGCCGTGGCCGACGGCCCGCCGGGGCGCATCATTGATGCGCGCATCGAGCGCAACCTGCGCGTCACCGTGCTGGGGCGTTGGCTGGAACTGGGCCACGCCAACCTGTATCTGGTGGACCGCGCCGTGCGGCGGCACGAGGACCTCGCGGGGCTGCGCATCCGCGTGGCGGGTGGCCCGGCCAACGAACTGCGCCTCGCGGCCATGGGCGCAAGACCCCTGGTGGTGCCCTGGCCAGACCTGCCGCACTGGCTGCAAGGCGGCAACCTTGACGGGCTGATGACCACCCACGAGACGGCGGTGTCCGGCCAGTTGTGGCGCTACGGGGTGAGCCACGTGTTCGAGGACCGCGCCTACTTCGCCATGTACGTGCCGCTGGTCAGCCGGACGTTCTGGGAACGCCTGCCCGAAGACATGCGCGACGTGCTGCGCGACGCTTGGGAAGACCATGTGGCCGAGGCGCGCGCACAGGCGGCGGAGGCCCAGGCCGAGGCTCGCGAGGCATTGCGCATCCAGGGGGTGGTGTTCTCCGTGCCCGACGATGCCGTGCTGCGCCGCTGGCGCGAACGGCTGCGCCTTGGCGAGCGCGAGGTGGTGGATTTCGTGGGAGTGGACCCGACGCTGTACGAAATCGCCAGGTCGACGGCGTGGCAGGCGGAGCAGAACCCCCAGAAATAGGATGGCTGCGGTCCCGGCCCTGCAATGGTTGATCCGGCATGGCCCAGCCCTTGCCAGTCTGCCCGCCCGCGAAGCAATGCCGGGCACCAGTTCTGTCTTTGGTCCCGCCTTCCGCACGCTGCCACGATACTGTCAGTCCACCCACAGGGAGGGTACATGCATCCGTTCCGTTCGCCTTCCGTTCGCCCGGCCACTTCGCGTTGCCTGTTCCGCCCGTTCCACCTGTTCCGCCCGTTCCACCTGTTCCGCCCGTCTCGTCCGTCCCGCCCGTCCCGTCAGCTCCATGTGGCGCTGCTGATGCTGTTGGCGCTGCTGTGCCTGGGACGGCCAGCCCTGGCCGAAGATGCGCCCCTGCCCAAGCCCGCGTCCCTGCCGTGGGCAGAGGTGGAGGCCGCCGCGCGCGGCACCACGGTGCGCTTTCACATGTATGGCGGCATGGCCACGGCCAACCGCTACGTGGACGGCTTCGTGGCGCCGGAACTGGCGCGGCGCTACGGCATCACCCTGGTGCGCGTGCCCATGGAGGCCCCGGTGTTCGTCAACCGGCTGCTGGCGGAAAAGGCGGCGGGTCGCGCCACGGGCAGCATGGACCTGTTGTGGATCAACGGCGAGAACTTTCGCAACGCCCGGCTGGGCGGCGTGTTGTGGGGACCGTATGCCCCGGCCCTGCCCAACATGGCGCTGACCGACCCGGTGCAGAGCGCCACCGACTTCGGCTATCCCGTGGACGGCCATGAATCGCCCTACGGGCGGGCGCAGCTGGTGCTGGAGTACGACACCGCCCGCACCCCCGAGCCGCCGCGCACCATGGCCCAGCTGGGCCAGTGGGTGAAGGCCCATCCGGGGCGGTTCACCTATCCCCAGCCGCCGGACTTCACCGGGTCGGCCTTCATCCGTCAGGCCTTCTACGCCCTTACCGGGGGGCACGCGCAGTACATGCGCCCGCTGGACAAGGATCTGCTGGGCCGCAAGGCTCCGGCGCTGTGGACGTGGCTGCGCGATCTTGCCCCGCACCTGTGGCAGGCCGGGCGGGCCTACCCGCGCGACGCCGCCGCGCTGGATGCGTTGTTCGCGCGGGGCGAGGTGGATTTTTCCGTCTCGTACCATCCGGCCCATGCCCAGGCGCTGATCGATGACGGCACCTATCCGGCCACGGTGCGCACCGTGGCCCTGGACGACGGGTCCATCTTCAACACCCACTTCGTGGCCATACCCTTCAACGCGCCCAACAAGGCGGGGGCCATGGTGGTTGCCAACTTCCTGCTGTCGCCCGAGGCGCAACTGGCCAAGATGGACCCGGCCTGGTGGGGCGATTTTCCGGCCATCGAGGTGGAGCGGCTGCCCGGGGAATGGCGCGCGCGCTTCGCCGCCGTGAAGATGGGCGAGGCCACCCTGTCCCCCGATGCGCTGTCCAGGCGGGCCGTGCCCGAGATACCCGCCGACTGGCTGGAGGCGCTGGAACGCGGCTGGGATGCCGAGGTGCTGCGCAGGTAGTCCGGCGGTTCCGGCCAGGATTCGGGCAGCGGATGCCGACATGATGCGATGCAGGGGCCGCTTCCCGAGGGGGGCGGCCCTTTTGCGCGGAGTGTCGGGGGGATGGGATGCGTGGGGGCGGGCGCACGGAAGGGCGAAAGGGCTGGCCGGTTGCATGGGTGCCATGCCGTGTCCGAACCCCGGGGGGGGCAGGGGATGTCTGCCGGAAATGCACGCAGAGGAGGCAGGCGGAAATCGGCGGGAACAGGTGATGGCAGGCGGGGCAGGCGCGCACGGGAGATGCCCGCTCGGGCAGGCGAGGCAAGGGGGAGGTGGACCTATTCGTGCCCGCCGTACTCGCGCGCATGCCAGGCGCGCAGCCCGCGCGGCTTGTCGCGCAGGTAGCCGGTCACCAGATAGTCCAGCAGGTTGCGCGCGGCCTTGTCAGACAGCAGCAGCAGGGGGGTGTCCGCTCCCTGCGCGTCGAGCAGCAGCAGGCTGGCGTCCTGGGTGCAGCAAAAGCGCTGGCCGGGGCCGCGCGTGCGCAAGGCAAGGCACAGGTCGCACAGATCCTGCTCGCTCAGGGGCGAGAGGGAGGAAAGCCAGGCCATGGCATCGGTGGTTGCATTGGTATAATCGAACATAATGTATTTTCCAATGTATTGCCCGGCATGGGTTGCGTCAAGCATGTGCGGGCGCGCACCGCTGGCCTGGCGGAGGAAAATATAAATGACCGGCGCGGGTCGCCCCTGCTAGACCAGTACCGGCGTTGGCGCCAGCCGCGCACGACGCCAAGTTCGCAGAATGGGGTTCGCAACGTGAAGCATGACATTGACGGCCTACT encodes the following:
- a CDS encoding sulfite exporter TauE/SafE family protein, which codes for MILTLALYLVVGAIAGILAGLLGVGGGLVIVPMLNFAFALQDIPGDYMQHLALGTSMASIMFTSISSFRAHHKRGAVLWNVVWRITPGIITGTLIGTWVVAQLSTSFLKGFFVCFLYWVAAQMLLNLKPKASRELPGSMGMFGMGNVIGGVSSLVGIGGGTLSVPFMAWCNVAMHTAIGTSAAIGFPIAVSGTVGYIVNGLATQGLPANTFGFVYLPALVGIVCASVLTAPLGARLAHSLPVTKLKRIFAVLLIVMATKMLIGLL
- a CDS encoding YitT family protein; translated protein: MFTRKELAYSIRWNLLLLTVGSALFALGAQGIVARHGFLTGGIYGIALLAWYHTHLLTPAAWYLLCNIPLFALGWLHVGRRFLLYSLYGMLATSLFAEVFKNVDLGVHDQLYAAVASGVICGAGGGIMLRSLGSGGGLDVAAIILHKRFGLGIGRFGFGFNAVLFTASLVSMPVDTVIASLIQVFIAAVTLEYVLALFNQRKVVFIISEHSRRIGHDLVSELGQGATFLQGRGGYSGDDREIVMTVTNNVQLKRMEELVFTVDPEALFIVENTFTVLGGQFARRKVY
- the dctP gene encoding TRAP transporter substrate-binding protein DctP — its product is MPRVAALVAWLAMAALCALLAVTVPHAQARDAAVAAPESPGSEAPATDPPADSPPVTRSEGGVPVLRISVDNGPTHFQVKALRRFAEDVRHRLAGRLRVEVYDSASLYRDRDVLQALNLGRVEMALPGTWVLHSVVPDCGVFMLPAFYGAPARASLAVADGPPGRIIDARIERNLRVTVLGRWLELGHANLYLVDRAVRRHEDLAGLRIRVAGGPANELRLAAMGARPLVVPWPDLPHWLQGGNLDGLMTTHETAVSGQLWRYGVSHVFEDRAYFAMYVPLVSRTFWERLPEDMRDVLRDAWEDHVAEARAQAAEAQAEAREALRIQGVVFSVPDDAVLRRWRERLRLGEREVVDFVGVDPTLYEIARSTAWQAEQNPQK
- a CDS encoding ABC transporter substrate-binding protein — protein: MHPFRSPSVRPATSRCLFRPFHLFRPFHLFRPSRPSRPSRQLHVALLMLLALLCLGRPALAEDAPLPKPASLPWAEVEAAARGTTVRFHMYGGMATANRYVDGFVAPELARRYGITLVRVPMEAPVFVNRLLAEKAAGRATGSMDLLWINGENFRNARLGGVLWGPYAPALPNMALTDPVQSATDFGYPVDGHESPYGRAQLVLEYDTARTPEPPRTMAQLGQWVKAHPGRFTYPQPPDFTGSAFIRQAFYALTGGHAQYMRPLDKDLLGRKAPALWTWLRDLAPHLWQAGRAYPRDAAALDALFARGEVDFSVSYHPAHAQALIDDGTYPATVRTVALDDGSIFNTHFVAIPFNAPNKAGAMVVANFLLSPEAQLAKMDPAWWGDFPAIEVERLPGEWRARFAAVKMGEATLSPDALSRRAVPEIPADWLEALERGWDAEVLRR